One Sphingomonas sp. LHG3406-1 genomic window carries:
- the greA gene encoding transcription elongation factor GreA, translated as MASDKVPMLAEGYRQLEEEAKRLKAERPQIVDAIEEARAHGDLSENAEYHAAKERQGQVEAQLADIEDRLARALVIDPTTLSGDKVVFGATVNLVDEDDKPIRYQLVGQQEADAKVGRISYNSPLGRALIGRQVGDEVEVSTPSGDRYYEIAGIEFV; from the coding sequence ATGGCGAGTGACAAGGTGCCGATGCTGGCCGAAGGCTATCGTCAGCTCGAAGAGGAAGCGAAGCGCCTGAAGGCCGAGCGCCCGCAGATCGTGGACGCGATCGAGGAAGCGCGCGCCCACGGCGACCTTTCGGAAAATGCAGAATATCATGCTGCCAAGGAGCGGCAGGGCCAGGTCGAGGCGCAGCTTGCCGACATCGAGGATCGGCTGGCGCGTGCGCTGGTCATCGACCCGACGACGCTGAGCGGCGACAAGGTCGTGTTCGGCGCGACGGTGAACCTGGTCGACGAGGACGACAAGCCGATCCGCTACCAGTTGGTCGGGCAGCAGGAGGCGGACGCCAAGGTGGGCCGGATCAGCTACAATTCGCCGCTCGGCCGCGCGCTCATCGGTCGCCAGGTCGGTGACGAGGTCGAAGTGTCGACCCCGTCGGGCGACCGCTATTACGAGATTGCGGGGATCGAGTTCGTTTGA
- a CDS encoding rhomboid family intramembrane serine protease has protein sequence MSGITRTATFWIAVLTFVVSIFTGLGSIGVHAPLSLGFVAARASGVNFPFDAVPVFLTPLTATLVHGGGFHLGFNLLLLVWCGLAVERVLGRGALVFLYVVSAYVSMAAQWAAGPQDLSPVIGASGAISGLLGAYALSFGRPKLVTNNMRLNRWIYVAWLAAAFTLLQMLIGWSAGQQGTMLATPAHIGGFVAGLLLQRPLLLWRYRKA, from the coding sequence GTGAGCGGCATCACCCGCACCGCCACCTTCTGGATCGCGGTGCTGACCTTCGTGGTCAGCATCTTCACCGGCCTCGGTTCGATCGGGGTGCATGCGCCATTGTCGCTCGGCTTCGTGGCGGCACGCGCGAGCGGGGTGAATTTTCCGTTCGACGCCGTGCCGGTGTTCCTTACCCCGCTGACCGCCACCCTGGTGCATGGCGGCGGCTTCCATCTCGGTTTCAACCTGCTGCTGCTGGTCTGGTGCGGGCTGGCGGTGGAGCGCGTGCTGGGCCGCGGTGCCCTGGTCTTCCTTTATGTCGTCAGCGCCTATGTCTCCATGGCGGCGCAATGGGCGGCAGGGCCGCAGGACCTGTCGCCGGTGATCGGCGCCAGCGGGGCGATCAGCGGGCTGCTCGGCGCCTATGCGCTGAGCTTCGGACGGCCCAAGCTCGTCACGAACAACATGAGGCTCAATCGCTGGATCTACGTCGCCTGGCTGGCTGCGGCCTTCACCCTGCTGCAGATGTTGATCGGCTGGTCGGCCGGACAGCAGGGCACCATGCTTGCGACCCCGGCCCATATCGGCGGGTTCGTGGCCGGGCTGCTGCTGCAGCGGCCATTACTGCTTTGGCGGTACCGGAAAGCGTGA
- a CDS encoding DUF4170 domain-containing protein — translation MSKLHLVFGGRVQDPQGTDFTDLNAIHIVGLFDNYADAEEAWRANAQRTVDDAEMKYVVVHLHRLLEPEA, via the coding sequence ATGAGCAAGCTCCATCTCGTCTTCGGCGGCCGCGTGCAGGATCCGCAGGGCACCGACTTTACCGACCTCAACGCGATCCACATTGTCGGCCTGTTCGACAATTATGCCGACGCCGAGGAAGCCTGGCGCGCCAATGCCCAGCGCACGGTCGACGATGCCGAGATGAAATATGTGGTGGTGCACCTCCACCGGCTGCTCGAACCGGAGGCGTAG
- a CDS encoding phage holin family protein, whose amino-acid sequence MLQPASNPPPQGAAEEGIGDLLHRLVEDGKAYARSEVAYVKTLGTEKVAELKAPVAFGIGALLFAHATFLAFCALIWVALAQAMNAALAGLLTVVILGAVAGLLGYLAYSKLPKSDPKGAAK is encoded by the coding sequence ATGCTTCAGCCCGCCAGCAATCCGCCGCCGCAAGGCGCCGCTGAGGAGGGGATCGGCGATCTCCTCCATCGGCTGGTCGAAGACGGCAAGGCTTATGCCAGGTCCGAAGTCGCCTATGTGAAGACCCTCGGCACCGAGAAGGTGGCGGAGCTGAAAGCGCCCGTCGCCTTCGGGATCGGGGCACTGCTGTTCGCCCACGCCACCTTCCTCGCCTTCTGCGCCCTCATCTGGGTGGCGTTGGCGCAGGCGATGAATGCGGCGCTGGCGGGGCTGCTGACGGTGGTGATCCTCGGCGCCGTCGCCGGCCTCCTCGGCTATCTCGCTTATTCCAAGCTTCCCAAGTCCGACCCGAAGGGAGCCGCGAAATGA
- the eno gene encoding phosphopyruvate hydratase — protein sequence MTAILDIHARQILDSRGNPTVEVDVTLEDGSMGRAAVPSGASTGAHEAVELRDGDKGRWGGKGVGKAVEAVNGEIAEALVGFEAEDQAEIDAEMIALDGTENKSRLGANAILGVSLATARAAADARGLPLYRYVGGVAADTLPVPMMNILNGGAHADNPIDFQEFMIMPVGAESFAEGLRCGTEIFHALKGKLHAAGLSTAVGDEGGFAPDIASARAALDFIGEAVNSAGYKLGEDVLIALDCAATEFFKDGRYAMVGEGQTLGHEEMARFLEGLVNDYPIASIEDGMGEDDMAGWKALTDLVGDRCQLVGDDLFVTNEDRLRQGIESGLANSILIKVNQIGTLTETIDAVRLAQTSGYTAVMSHRSGETEDSTIADLAVALACGQIKTGSLARSDRTAKYNQLLRIEEELGDVARYLGRAALKAYRG from the coding sequence ATGACCGCCATCCTCGACATCCATGCCCGTCAGATCCTCGACAGCCGGGGGAACCCCACGGTCGAGGTCGACGTCACCCTCGAGGACGGGAGCATGGGCCGGGCGGCGGTACCGTCAGGCGCCTCGACCGGTGCGCATGAGGCGGTCGAGCTGCGCGACGGCGACAAGGGACGGTGGGGGGGCAAGGGCGTCGGCAAGGCGGTCGAGGCGGTGAACGGGGAAATCGCCGAGGCGCTGGTCGGCTTCGAAGCCGAGGACCAGGCCGAGATCGACGCCGAAATGATCGCGCTCGACGGAACCGAGAACAAGAGCCGGCTCGGTGCCAATGCCATTCTCGGCGTCAGCCTGGCGACGGCGCGCGCGGCGGCCGATGCCCGCGGCCTCCCGCTCTATCGCTATGTCGGCGGGGTCGCGGCGGACACGCTGCCGGTACCGATGATGAACATCCTGAACGGCGGCGCTCATGCCGACAATCCGATCGACTTCCAGGAATTCATGATCATGCCGGTCGGCGCGGAAAGCTTCGCCGAGGGGCTCCGCTGCGGGACGGAGATTTTCCACGCGCTGAAGGGCAAGCTGCACGCGGCCGGCCTGTCGACGGCGGTCGGCGACGAGGGCGGCTTCGCGCCCGACATCGCCAGCGCGCGGGCGGCGCTCGATTTTATCGGCGAGGCGGTGAACTCAGCCGGGTACAAGCTTGGCGAGGACGTGCTGATCGCGCTCGACTGCGCCGCGACCGAGTTCTTCAAGGACGGGCGCTACGCCATGGTCGGCGAAGGGCAGACGCTTGGTCACGAGGAGATGGCACGCTTCCTCGAAGGCCTCGTCAACGATTACCCGATCGCCTCCATCGAGGACGGCATGGGCGAGGACGACATGGCCGGGTGGAAGGCGCTGACCGATCTCGTCGGCGACCGCTGCCAGCTGGTCGGCGACGACCTGTTCGTCACCAACGAGGACCGGCTTCGGCAGGGGATCGAGAGCGGCCTCGCCAATTCGATCCTGATCAAGGTCAACCAGATCGGGACGCTCACCGAGACGATCGACGCCGTGCGGCTGGCGCAGACCAGCGGCTACACCGCGGTGATGAGCCACCGGTCGGGCGAGACGGAAGACTCGACCATTGCCGACCTCGCCGTCGCGCTCGCCTGCGGGCAGATCAAGACCGGCAGCCTGGCGCGGAGCGACCGCACCGCCAAGTACAACCAGCTCCTCCGCATCGAGGAGGAACTGGGCGACGTGGCGCGCTATTTGGGGCGAGCAGCGCTCAAGGCCTATCGCGGCTGA
- a CDS encoding septum formation initiator family protein, whose translation MGRGAVSQAQSLIRRAMWPAVSLLIIGTFGGHAVAGPNGLLAWGGYHRDLTEKRQELAKLEAERQALKHRSALLDPRKADPDMADELVRKDLGLVRPDEVIVTLED comes from the coding sequence ATGGGAAGGGGAGCGGTCAGCCAGGCGCAGAGCCTCATCCGCCGGGCGATGTGGCCGGCGGTGTCGCTGCTCATCATCGGCACGTTCGGCGGTCATGCCGTGGCGGGTCCGAACGGCTTGCTCGCCTGGGGCGGCTATCACCGCGACCTCACCGAGAAGCGGCAGGAGCTCGCCAAGCTCGAAGCCGAGCGGCAGGCGCTCAAGCATCGGTCGGCGCTGCTCGACCCGCGCAAGGCCGATCCCGACATGGCCGACGAACTGGTCCGCAAGGACCTCGGCCTGGTGCGGCCGGACGAGGTCATCGTCACGCTCGAGGATTGA